In Candidatus Paceibacterota bacterium, the DNA window CTACTGGTAAAAACGACAAAATAGACAATAGGGGAAGTCAGGGCAACTTTTATTAGAAAGCTAACTTCAAATATAGTTTCTTTTTCTAGAATCTGCCAGACAACTATACCAACGGTGGCAATAATAAGAACGACCACTGCTCCAACTAGCCACCAAAACCATTTTATTTTCTCTTTTCCCAACTCGTCCTTAACTCCTTCAAATGTACTCGCAAGCTTCGCATTTGCAGCCACCCCAAGTTGCGCCTGAGTCTCTTTAATAAACTCTTCTACTTTCTGTTGTAACTCTTTTGTTTTTTCAACTAAGTCGGACACTTCTCCTTCTCGTGTAATAACTTGTTCGTTTAGACTTTTTACCTCTGTGGTTATGCGGTTTAGTTCTTCGCTCCGTGTTGGCAAATCGTTTAGAAAAGAATCAATGTTAGTTTTTTTAGTTTGAGCGTCATTAATAAGATTTGGTAAACCCTGTCCTTGTTGAACAAGACTGTTTAAATCACCTAATGCCGTAAGTCGCTGATTTATCTCTGTAAGGACTTGTTGTAATTCTTTTTTATTCACAAATTTTTTTATCTAACTAATAATGTGGATAACTAGTTTTGGACTTTCTAGTTTTGTTCTAGTATAATTGATGGGTAAGAAACAAGTCAAGCCTATATGCTCACAAAACGCCAAAAAGAAGTTCTAGACTTCGTAGGAAGTTATTCCCAAAAGAAAGGTTATTCTCCATCGTTTGAAGAAATCAAAAAGCGACTTAAGCTCGCCTCTGTCTCAACTGTTCATTTCCATATATCAAAACTCAAAGAAGGTGGTTATTTAGGAAAAACAGAAAATAAGGCTCGTGCCATTAGTGTTGCGTCTAAAGAACCGATGATCAAAATCCCTCTTTTGGGAACTATCGCAGCCGGAGAGCCTATAGAGGCAATTCGTCAAAATGAGTTTATTGCTGTTCCTAAGAATGTATTACCTAGTACCGGTAATCTTTATGCTTTGAGAGTGATAGGAAATAGTATGATAGATGAAAATATTAAAAACGGAGATATTGTCTTAGTAAAACAGCAAGATGTCGCGGAAAATGGAGAAAGGGTTGTTGCTTTAATTGATAATCATGAGGCAACGCTTAAGAAATTTTATAAAGAACGAGGATATATACGACTTCAACCGGCAAATAAAACCTTTGAACCGATTATTATAAGAAAAGATCGTGACATTAAAATTCAAGGAGTTGTTATAGATGTTATTAAAAACGAGGAGGAATTACAGGCGGAGGAAATTACAATAATCAAAGAGACAAAAAAGGAAAGAAAGTTACCCCTTAATAAAATAATTTTAGGAGACGCTATCCAAGAACTAAGAAAACTCCCTAATGAAAGTTGTGATGTTGTTATAATTGATCCACCCTATAATATCGGTAAAGATTTTGGAAATAATATAGATAAAAGAGAACTTGGAGAATATGTGGAGTGGTGTAAAAGTTGGATAGACGAAAGCATAAGAATCATGAAGCCAAATGGGACAATGTTTATTTATGGTTTTAGTGAAATTTTGGCTTACCTTTCTATTGAAATCCCGATACAAAAACGGTGGTTAATTTGGCATTATACAAATAAAAATGTTGCCTCACTCAATTTTTGGCAACGAAGCCATGAAGCAATAATTTGCGCATGGAAAGATAAACCTGTTTTCAATAGGGATGAAGTTAGAGAACCATACACAGACGGCTTCCTAAATGGAGCTGCCGGCAAGGTAAGAAAAGGAACTCTCGGGAGATTTAGTAGCAGTGGTCTAGAAACTGTCTATAAAGCTCACGCGGGCGGGGCTCTGCCAAGAGATGTAATCAAAATTCCGGCTCTTGCTGGAGGAGCGGGAATGAACGAAAGATGGTTTTTGTGTAAAACCTGTGACGATGTTTGTGAACCACGACAACTGAAAAATCATGAGGGGCATGAAGTAATGAAGCACCCGACACAAAAACCATTTGAGCTATCTAAGAAATTAATAAAATCTGCTATGCCTAAAAAGGACGGAATTGTGTTGGTTCCCTTCGTTGGTACTGGTTCAGAATGCGCGGCGGCAAAAGAATTAGGTCAATCGTATATTGGCTTTGAAATTAACCCTGACTATGTGAGGTTAGCTGAAAAAATGGTAGGCGATAAAAAATCGGTTGCCAAATTATTTTAAAGCCTCATCCATTTCCTTTTTCTTCTGCTCAAAGGCGTAAGGAGTAAAAACAACGAAACCATTAGGGAATCGTTTTAATTCTTTGTTATCTTGGAACCTTTTATATGGGAGTTTATATTCGCCGTCCTTTTTCTTTGGGTTTTCAAAATACTCACTACTTGGAACTTCATAATTAATATCAATGAACTCGCCTTCTATTTTGTTTTTGACTCCTCCCTTACCACGCCTAACCTCGCCACTGAATGATTTCTTTTTAACTTGGTAGTTCAAGATTTTGCCTCTATATGTAATTTGAAAATCTGCTCCCTGATGGTCAAGCTCGCCTGACATAGAAACTGTGCCTTCGCCAAAAACTGATTCTGCAACATAACCGGCGTGGATTTGAGTGATTATACTCGCCCATGTTCTATAAATTCTAGCGGGCAATCCTTTATGAAAACATTCTTTACACATCCCAATTTTTTCTTGAAACTTTTTAATCTCTGCCCCATATTCACTCATATACTCTTTGTAAAATTCATCAAAACTTAGAAATTCTTTCTTCCCCCAGTATATTTTGTAGAGTAGGTTAATAGCTTGGATTTCTTTTGGTAAATCCATTTCCACGATCTTAACAGGTCTATATTTTTCACGATAGGACTTAAGGTCAACTGATTGTAAAAATTTGTCGAATTTTTGGACTAGCATAAATTATAGAAAATATGATGACGGTTTTTGGTATATCTCTGCAAATTTTTTCATTTCTGCCACATCAAGCCTTCTTTCACCAGATTCAATCTTTGAGATAAAAGATTGTGGTTTCCCGAGCTTATCAGCAACATCTTGCTGTGCTAATCCGGCTTCAACACGCGCCTTTTTCAAGCGTCTTATAATCTCTTTGTAGTCCTTTGAATAAACAGATTTACTCATGTATTTAGTATGATATATCCTTTTATGGTATAATCCCAAAATAGGATTATATAGAGTAGTTTTACCCCTCGCCCCATCGCCCATACCTAAATCAAAGAATTTCCCGCCGGACTGATAAAGAATGGAGAGCGATGGGGCGAAGGGCGACCGCGCGTAATCGCGCGGTGGGCGCCGAGTGAAGCGAGGCGTTACGAGCTCCGCTCGAAAAAGGTTCGTGCAAAGGATAGAATTACATCACAATTTGATACATCGGCTGGATTAAGAAAAAAATCGGCGTCCGCCTTCGGCGGAGTAAGTGGAGATAAAACGAAATCTGCCTTGCGGGTGCGGGCGAAATCGGAGGGCGGGCAAAATGAGATTGAGATAGTTTTTAAAGATTTTGAATCCAAAAGCGATATGTCTAAACCAAAATATTTTCTCTATGCTCGCAAGAGTACTGAAGATGACGATAAGCAAGTCATGAGTATTGAAGCTCAATTGTTTGAACTTCGTGAGTTTGCGAGCAGAGAAAATCTTGAAATTATTGAGGAATTTCAAGAGTCAAAAAGCGCAAAGAGTCCGGGACGAGAAGTGTTCGGCGTAATGATGATGCGTATAGAGAAAATGGGTAATGTTGGTATTCTCGCGTGGCATCCTGACCGCTTGGCGAGAAACAGTATTGATGGCGGACGCATCATTTACGCCGTAGACACTTCAAAAATCGTCTCTTTGCGTTTTCCGACATTTTGGTTTGAACCCACTCCGCAGGGGCTATTTATGCTTCAAGTGGCGTTCGGACAGTCCAAATATTATTCCGACAATTTGAAGCAGAATGTTGAACGAGGTATGCGCCAAAAACTGCGACGGGGCGAATGGCTGACACGCGCTCCCTTCGGGTATGTGAACAATCCTAAAACGCGCAATATTGAGCCGGATGTAGTGAAATCTAAAATTATTGTCCGCGCGTTTGGAGAATATGTAAAAGGAACACATACTCTAGAGTCGCTGTCGCAGTTTTTGGCTCTGCACGGTGTAGCGCAAAAGTCCGGAACGCCACTTGGCAAAGCTTCCGTGAAAAGAATTTTGACTAA includes these proteins:
- a CDS encoding helix-turn-helix transcriptional regulator, which translates into the protein MSKSVYSKDYKEIIRRLKKARVEAGLAQQDVADKLGKPQSFISKIESGERRLDVAEMKKFAEIYQKPSSYFL
- the lexA gene encoding transcriptional repressor LexA, yielding MLTKRQKEVLDFVGSYSQKKGYSPSFEEIKKRLKLASVSTVHFHISKLKEGGYLGKTENKARAISVASKEPMIKIPLLGTIAAGEPIEAIRQNEFIAVPKNVLPSTGNLYALRVIGNSMIDENIKNGDIVLVKQQDVAENGERVVALIDNHEATLKKFYKERGYIRLQPANKTFEPIIIRKDRDIKIQGVVIDVIKNEEELQAEEITIIKETKKERKLPLNKIILGDAIQELRKLPNESCDVVIIDPPYNIGKDFGNNIDKRELGEYVEWCKSWIDESIRIMKPNGTMFIYGFSEILAYLSIEIPIQKRWLIWHYTNKNVASLNFWQRSHEAIICAWKDKPVFNRDEVREPYTDGFLNGAAGKVRKGTLGRFSSSGLETVYKAHAGGALPRDVIKIPALAGGAGMNERWFLCKTCDDVCEPRQLKNHEGHEVMKHPTQKPFELSKKLIKSAMPKKDGIVLVPFVGTGSECAAAKELGQSYIGFEINPDYVRLAEKMVGDKKSVAKLF
- a CDS encoding TaqI family restriction endonuclease, translating into MLVQKFDKFLQSVDLKSYREKYRPVKIVEMDLPKEIQAINLLYKIYWGKKEFLSFDEFYKEYMSEYGAEIKKFQEKIGMCKECFHKGLPARIYRTWASIITQIHAGYVAESVFGEGTVSMSGELDHQGADFQITYRGKILNYQVKKKSFSGEVRRGKGGVKNKIEGEFIDINYEVPSSEYFENPKKKDGEYKLPYKRFQDNKELKRFPNGFVVFTPYAFEQKKKEMDEALK